DNA sequence from the Antennarius striatus isolate MH-2024 chromosome 3, ASM4005453v1, whole genome shotgun sequence genome:
GTATATTAGCACATCAAGGAACAGAAAGACACTCAAGTATCACACTATTTCGGCTCATGATtggtcaaaataaaaaacaatgttcTGTTGTGTTGATTGATCACTGGTTGTGTATGCTGTGGTTGGTAAAGAGAATTAAGAGGTTTTTCCTTTGAGCAAGTTAAAGATAAGCaaaaaatgcttattttttaAGTATaggtttgtttaaaaaagatgACAGGACCAGAGAGGCCtcaaaaaaatacaacattttgtATAGTAGTAATATATTTCCACCTACGCTGGTTGGAAACCACCTCGTCAGTCTCTTTCTTAAACGTGAAGGAGTGTTTGAGTGTAACCTACAGTTATTATCACAATTCCAGGTTGTTGAAGATGGATATGAATTTTTTGCAAAGAGGCAGCTTGTCACCTTGTTCTCAGCGCCTAACTATTGTGGGGAGTTTGACAATGCTGGTGCCATGATGAGTGTGGATGAGACCCTCATGTGTTCTTTTCAGGTAAGGCGCCATCGCTCCAACATTCAGTATTTTACAGAAACATGAATGGCACTTAAAAGATTTTCTGAGGTGACACAGTGGAAAGGTGGAAATTGCAGCTCCTAATCTGATCCGTGgtaaacaatcaatcaatcaacttttatttatatagcgcttaatcacatctgaagacatttcaaagcgctttacagatagaaagccaacaatgccctccagagcaagcataagcgacggtggcgggggaAAAtttcctcattgaggaagaaactccgggcaggacccaggctctggagggcggtcatccaccttgacctgttggttgggaaagagaaatacactggggacagagataggtcaagtaaaagagacagagggagagagagagagtggcagataggccagtttgagtttaatgtccatagtgcacTTTCGCTGAATTGGGGACGGGTGGTTCCAGGCCTttcgatatcctgtcttccatccgcgttctccacctgtggaacagaggcacaaagacagcgacAGTATTGTGCGGACAAAGAGTGtaatttgacaataataataaattctaggagcagagaaagataaagaagtgacagaagctccagagtatctccctttaacgggagagacggagaaaaataccctcagcagcctcggccctatagcagcatatctagtggggtgtgtgtcatttctaattgtaggctctatcaaagaggagggtttttagtctactcttaaataagctgagagAGTCTGCCCCCGGACCGAAGCTGGGAGATTGTTTCAGAGTAAAGGgaccagatagctgaagcttctgcctcctgttctactcttaaaaacccgacgggtcaccagaaatcctgcatccttggATCGAAGGGCTCTgggggggtgatacacttcaataagatcttccaTGTAAGAAGGAGCCTttagtggagagctttatatgtgatcataaGGAGTTTTAATTGTATCCTATAATTAATCAggagccaatgaagtgatgctagcacaggagagatgtgttctctcctcccagttcgagtcagtaagcgggcagctgcattctgaagtaactgtagagtcctaatagaggagctagaacagcccataataaggaattgcagtaatccaatctagaagtaacaaaggcatgaatgattttctctgcgtctttaaaggataagaaatttttAACTTCCGCAATATTTCGCAAGTGAAGGAAGGCTGTCCGGGATACCaacttgatatgagaatcaaaggacagatcttgatcaaaaatcactcccaagttcctgacttgGTTGGTGGAGGACAGAGCAATGCCATCTAAGTGAACTGCAAggttagagaaatcatctctaagatgcttcaGCTGGCTCTCAAAGGGTGTTGTTATGGTCTGTTAGAAGTCACCAATActgtttgtgttactgtttgTGAACATCCCTCCGTAGTCTAATATGTTACGATATGTAATATAGatgatgaatttaaaaatggtCATGTTGAATGTTACAGTGagttttcttttgctttctttaCTTTCTTTACTTTGATAGCATCTCTTAAAATTCAGTGTAAAAATGTggtaataacataataaatatttaccGTTAGTTCCATGTGTACTGTTTGATGTGTAGGTTTTTTAGGGATGAAGTGATTGTCTGGGCTCGCTGTCGCCCCAGTGAGGTTACTACGGGTTTATTACTGATTTATAACTTAAAACTGGatctattttgttttcatgttttgtttttgtttcgtTTTAAAACAgctcatctgtttttttttgtctgtacacgTACTATAATAAAGAAATGAGAGGTGCAGAATTAAGAGTGCAATTGACATTAAATGTGTGGTTGTAGATACAAATCTGAtttgctgaaagaaaaaaaaacggtCTAACTTATTGATAAGTGAGCTGTAGATATTTCCATTGTCGTGTCTTTTTCCTTTGTGTGTTATATTTAACccagaaaatcaaaatattttaaacagcCATTGCAAATGTCTAAGAACTTTTCTTCAACATATATGCACCTGTAACTTGTAACTTTAACATTTCTAATGGCATTTTCTCCGCAGATTTTGAAACCAGCTGAGAAGAAGAAGCCCAACGGCAGCCGTCCTGTGACGCCCCCACGCAACATGGTCACCAAGCAAGCCAAAAAATGAGTGGTGGGACCTGGTGGGAGCGTCACTCCTGTTCTGCTTTCATCCTCTGCATTTGAAGGCTTTATTGTCCTTCATGCTGCCAATAATGAAAATTATATCCACTCCTTCACGGTGAAAGCAAAGTATTTAGTTGTTTTGTCCACAGGGGTAAATTGATATGTCACCATGAAAACCTCAGGTGTTTTGCACTCATTTTGCAGCTAGTCTTGGCCACTTACGACTGTTTGATCAGGAAAAATATGACAATATGGCTCCTTATGCACAGGATTGCTTTGTTTGAAGCTGTGcacattttttctcatttggtGTCATgtgttattcattttttatctttcttACCATTGATAATGGATATTAATATCTATAAAACCAATGAGTAAAGTCATGAATATGGGTTTGTACTTGTTAAAGCCTTTAATTACAGTTTATTGATGGTGTCCTAGGATATTGACTGTACACcgcatcatcatcacatttttaaataagtcTTGTcctaaattaaatgaataaaagaagcaCTCTTGTTATGTCAAGATCTTTTTAATAAACTTTAAGTCTGTTTTAGGGGAAATTTGTCAATTTGAGTTATTTATTCCTCAAATGTGCTTTTAAAGTGATGATACACTccggcagggtacactccggacaAAACCCCAGTGCACTGcagtgaaatactgtatacagtattcgccacactataaggcgcacctgcaATTAAAGGCTTActttataaatgttttcatatataaggcacgcTGGATTATAAGatacactgtcggtttttgagaaaatgaaagacttttaggtgcgccttatactgCAGAAAATGCTGTACAGTAGTCTCTTGTGCAGGAACAGCCCATGAACAGAAGGCTTCATGTGAACGCCCactagagggagacagagagccGAATCCAGACTGCTGTCATCTTGATGTTTTCTACGATTCGTTATTTCCTCTGGTTCAGTATCACTTTCATATTTGTTTCAAAAACCAGCGTCGTAtcgaaaaacaaaaacaatgttagAACAACTTCATTCGTATGGTTTTTATTCTTGATATCCGCTTGAAGCGGACAGAAATTCGCTTATTAGGAAACGTTGATTGCGTAACGCTGCGTGACGTCAGAGCAGTCACAAGACCTCTCGAGCGGAGCGGAGCGCGAGGCCGCGGGGGCAGGTCGTTCACGTCAGTCGCGACTGGGAGGAAGAACGGGCGGCATGGCCACGGAAACCCAGCAGCTACGGGGGATTCGGAGCGGGACAGGAGGCGACTGCTAACCGCGAAGTTCCTTTCTAGCGCCGGAGAAGAAAGCCCAGCGAGGCTGTGTGAATTCCAGCTACGTCAAGGCTTTGTTTACGTGCGCGCAGCGGCTCTTATTGTCTCCAACCTCGCTTAGCAAGTCAGCGGGTCAACATCGTGCGTCTCCCCCGCGACGCGAGGCTCGCCTCCCGGGCCGGTTCGTCCTGAGGCAGCGGGTGTGTGGGTGATGTTGTCCGTGTTGTCATACGGTAGACTCGTAGCCAGAGCTGTCATCGGCGGACTTTCTCAGACGGACGGCCGCGACTACAGTCTGGTGACGGCGACCTGCGGCTTCGGCAAAGATTTCCGCAGAGGGATCCTGAAGAAAGGGATGTGCTACGGGGACGACGCGTGGTTCACCGCCCGACACAGATCCGCGGATGTTTTAGGTGAGTGTCTGCTTCGATTTACTGTAGAAAACAGGAAGCGATTTGAGCTGAAACACGTTTTGTTTCAGTGGAATAGGGTGTAAAATGGGGAATTCACACAAGTCGCCCCATTGATTAGACAGCTGACACATGGTAATGAGAACATTTTGTCACATCATGCGGTGCAGGAGGGACACGGGGGGTCTGGATCGATTAGATGGAGTGTCTTTATCCAGTCCTGTCACCACCGCACTGTTTTTCTTCAGTATCACCTGCAACAAGCTTCATGTTCTCAGACTGATCTGAACCTTGAGGGCTTGTTTAGCACCTCTGCAGGAAGGTGCAGCTCCACGTGATGCCTGTGTTCAATTCAACTCacacaagtaaacaaataaatgaagagtTTCTTCAGGAAGGTTGGATCGGTTGCTTTTCAGCAGTAAGCgggcctgtttgtgtgttctggCAGAGGCTGGGGAGACAGATCCATCCTTGTATGGTCAGTCCTGGGAGAACAGGACTGAAGTTTCCTTCTCTGGAAAACTCAGACCTGACcaaaatcttgtgtttttattgaaggATTGATAAAGGATTATAATAAATGACATTCTTATTTATTAGAACAAGCCAGAATTTCGTGTtttaaagtcaagtcaaagaTGAATTCCTGATGTTTTCATTCACAATGTGGTATTTCCATAATTTTTTGAACTCTTGTCTTTTGTTCTGTACTGAATGTCCTTTTTGCGTTTTGGTGAAAGTGGccattgtttattgttgtttttttttagtatgtAGCTGCCTGACATTGTTCTTGTTTCTCACAAGATCCTTATTTGGAGAACAATTGAGTGGAATGTTAGAAAATTATCATTTTGTTAGATTTCAGGCACAGAAAAAATGAAGCTGTCCTCTGCTGGAGGCAGAAAGCAGGAGGAGGGGATTGATGCGTTCCCTAGTGAGACTGAAAAATCAGTAAAGGGCACAATATAGGAAACTAAgattaattatgaaaaaaagtgtttgttgaGCTCTAATGGTCAATTCTCATCATGTTTTTAGGTGTAGCTGATGGAGTAGGTGGCTGGCGGGACTATGGAGTTGACCCGTCTCAGTTTTCAGGTACGCTGATGAAGACCTGTGAGAGGCTGGTGAAGGAAGGACGCTTCATTCCCAGTAACCCTGTGGGAATCCTCACATCCAGCTATTATGAGCTGCTGCAGAACAAAGTACCACTACTGGGTGAGTTAACAGCAAAGGatctgctgctgtttgctctGCGTCagttaacatattttttttcctggatcCCAAGGAgactttgttttaaataatttgctgttttgttgCAGACAGTTTTCTGTCTAAATGACCTGCATCTTGTTTAAGAGCTCACAAAACTTAAATCCATGCTTTGCACTGTGTTCAACAGAATGGTTCAGACCCCATATTTGTATGCCTGTAAGCATTATGTGCTTTCTGCTGAAACTTCATTTTCCATGTGGTTTAGATCTATGTACCCTATTTAGGGCTTGGTTCTTTGTTTCTGATTAGCGGTGGCTGGATGGGGATTCTTGCATCGTGAGTCAGAGCAGAGAGATTCTTTTAGGAAGTCCAGGGAATGTCCCACATCGGGTCCGTTTACTTCACTTCCACAATCCTTTTCCTCATTTGTGCcacatcctgaaaaaaaaaagcgtgcAGGAACATGTAACATTAGATAACAAATGCTTCATGAACAGACCCCTGTCTCTGAGAGCGTCAGTACTTTTCCACTCTTCTTACAGAGGAAGCAGGGAAGTGAGTCTGTTCTTGTGCGGTTCCTTCACAGTAAAGAACATGTTGTTGATGCCGTCGGCGTGTTCTACTGGAGTGCAAACAGAGAGGAAAGGGAGTCCCAGTGCGTGAGGGGTTTTAAAAGTTGATTCCCATAGGGCATATTTTGGTGCGGACGATGAATCATCGACAGGGTGTGGCTGAACACACTCTGCCTGCTCCACCAGCTCGTGTTCCCTCCTCAATGAGTCCAACCCAGATAGCAGAGCtccaaaaaaattcttaaagCTGCTGATTGTGatttgtaaagtgtgtgtgttcattaattgGTCTTCAGACTAGACTTCAGGCACAATGCCTTGAATATGGAATTGTTTCTCTAACTTTTTCTTGAAGTCTTGGGGTTTTCAACGTTCTCATCTGGACATTTATTGAACAGTAAGCATTAAAACAAATCCATGATGACTGATCACTAAAGATCTTCGACGGGGGAGATTTTATGCATGACAAGGTAAAGACAATTACAGGTACAAtgtagaaccaatgcagtcagagactgcaatcccgcgacacccctgatttcaaaattttagcctgacctacttgcataggtcaaagatcaaagcgagtgctctgacctactttcatagatcaaagcactagattttaactatggtcttactcacactggccttcttccccGTCATTCTACCTTACCCAGTTccaggtcaaattttaacttatgtacaaaagttaaaatttgaccttgttttctcaaggtcaaggtcatcatcttattttaatCTCCTTTGCtgctcgagtaatgtgctttttgtttcacctttctgtctgcaacggttgtgaagatagcTTGATTGACTTGTGAAGAAATACTAAAATGGTagataatgtgtgtgtaaatgtctgCAGGCAGCAGCACAGCCTGCATTGTGGTTCTGGACCGGCAGAGTCACCAGCTGCACACGGCAAACCTGGGAGACTCTGGCTTCCTGGTGGTGCGAGGAGGAGAAGTGGTCCACCGCTCAGACGAGCAGCAGCACTACTTCAACACCCCCTTTCAGCTGTCCATCGCACCCCCAGGAGCGGAGGGGGCGGTCCTTAGTGACAGGTGAGGAGCCTAGCAGGTTCTACGTCGTACATCTGATGTCCTCGCTAAGGTGTCAAAGATCTGATGGAACAGTCAGTGGAGGACATGTTGTAATAATGTTGATCACATGCAAATAAGGCACAAAGAACATAGTGTCCATGGTGGAGTCCACAGCAGTGTTCTGTGAATGTAACATCAGGGCCACGTGCTGCAGCGGCTGGCCGCCGTTGCGTGCCAGTCGCTCACAGCAGGCTTCACAAAACAGAGCAGACGTTGGGCGTTTGCCAAGCGTCTCGTCTAACCCGGGGCAAAGTCTGTGCGTGCTGGGTGGCAAAGCATAGAGTCCTCAGCCTCCAGCATCGGACTCCGTCACCTCATCACCCCTTCAGTCTTCAACCCGCAGATTATTTTGATCCTCTTAAAGCATTTCAGAAAAACAGAGgggaaaataaatcaagaatAAACCTGAACTGTGTGTTAGCACAGACAAAGTaatatcatttttgttttcttacaaaCATAAATTAAACCTTAAACAACTGAGCATCACTTTGAGGGGTTTTGGGTTTTATGTGGGACATACGACTTTGTTTAATTGGTGCTTTTTAGTCATTTAGTTGAAGGATTTACTCTGAGTGATCTTTCTCTGAGTGCAAAAGCAGATTAAGCTTCATCACCAACACAGTAACCAACAGAAAGGAGTGAAGGGTCAGATCCCTGGTGTGTGGAAGGTTCTTAGAGAGACAGCTCTCTGGGTTACTGAAGCCCCCACAATTGATTGTTATATAAGCCTAAAAGTTTCCTGGcagatataatttaaaaaatatatattttttgtgttttattttcactaTTTACATACTGATTTTACATTGTTTGTCTGGTAGTGGTCCATACTTTCAAATGTTTCAGCATGTGGTTGAGTTTCCTCTGCTGGATCAGAAACAACTGAGGCTCACTGTTTGCCAGCCCCAGGGGGCTTGTGTATTTTCCCAGGATAAGTTGCCATAGTAACTGATGAGCTTGCTTTATGGAAATGAATTAAGTGAAAATGAATCAAGCCAACTGAGATAAGCTTGGCTTATTTGTTAAGCTTGCCACAGATCTGAGGAAACATGGCTTTCAGCCCTCGCTCTCAGtgattttgttcattcattgtgATTATGTTCATTCTGGGAAGAAGATCAGACATTTCAGGGCATTGGCTGCATTTAATATGACATGAAGTGTTGAGAATTGACTCCTGTTAACCAATGGATGATGAGTCAGACATGACAGCTCATCTTCAGTGACAGGTGATCTCCCAGTGAACACACTAGACATTTCTCATTCCTCCACATCTATCTAGGTGACCATAATGTCTGTGTAACAGCATTAATATTTGGCTTAAGCTGACCAAAGTATTAAAATCTGAGTTCAGGACAGAATGTTCCTGGAAGCTCTGGCTCACAGTCCTGATGCCATCCTCGACTGGCGGTGGGGGGTTACGGCCCTGGTAGGGTTGTCTTCTAGGAAGTGCACTTGACCCTAGCAGGCGTACTTGGGATCTGGTGTCTCTATGTATTTGTAGCACCACTCATCTGATAGTAGAACACTGATATCAGTCTGGAGCATCGTCATAATCAAAGACCTCATGGTGCTTGTTTCAGTTGGTTCTCACCCTGCACACGTGGTTATGTTTCCCCAGTGCAGTGTTAAAATCGCGACTGGTTAGACTACTAGCTTGACGTTCTCTtcctgtacatgtgtgtaaaagGGAGTTCACACTTAGTTCACACTCAGACTCAACCAACTCGCCAAAAATGAGTAGATGCAGCGTTCTTAGCCTGACACCATCACGTTTGTGTTTGCAGCCCGGACGCGGCAGATAGCTCTTCTTTTGACGTCCAGCTGGGCGACATCATCCTCACCGCCACTGATGGGCTGTTTGACAACATGCCTGACTACATGATCCTGCAAGAGCTCAAGAAACTCAAGGTGAGTAACAACAGGGTCGCTGGTGGGAATTGGATCGGAAATATTTGTGGAATACAAACCTGTCATCTTTGTTTATGGTCTGCAGAACACAAATTACGAGAGCATCCAGCAGACTGCTCGTAGTATTGCAGAGCAGGCCCACGTTCTGGCATACGACCCCAACTACATGTCACCTTTTGCACAGTTTGCCTGTGACAATGGACTGAATGTAAGAGGTAAATGTCTCCGTTCTGCTTAAACCACAACAAGACTGATGGTTTCAGTCTGTAAAGTTACGCCGTTTGATTCAGGATTTTCTAGTTTGAACTGTATGAAAAACCTTCTTTCAGTCAGCATACGTCTAACGGCATTCCTTTCTATCCAGGAGGAAAGCCAGACGACATCACGGTGCTCCTGTCCATCGTGGCAGAATACACCGACTAGTCTGTGGAGACTCTGCAGGTGATGGACTGATTTCATTCCTGCTGGACAGGAAGAAGGCCTGATGTCAGATGCTCCCCCTCATGTGTTAGCTCGACTCTGTGTCTGACCACCAACCTATTCTGCCCTCTCCAAAAAAGACCCACTTGTGTGACTCTGCATCAGAGGAGGGCTGAATAATGAGGACTAGAGGTCTGCTACACGGCCAGGCTGCAGACTTGGCGTCTTTGCAGTGTTCCAGTGCTCACTGGATAATCTCATTGGCAGGGATAAGCAGTCGTCCATGTTGGAGATGAGAATCCTCTCTGACGAGGATGAGACATCTTTCTCTGCTGGGTTGTGTGGGCGGGGTGGAAATTGAGAGTCACAGATGGGGGCAGATGCAGGCCGCTTGGTAGGCGTTAGCCTCCTGCTGGGCTGCTGGAGGATGTCTGTCAGCTGAGCATCAAGAAGtgagctggaacaggaaacgGCAGCATGAGGGCTAAATAAGTGGTCTGCCGTTTGCGAGTGGATGCTCCTGACGATACAGCCATAGTTAGAAAGCCTTTAAGGGCCTGGAACCTCCTATGTAGGTAGAGAGAGCTCGAGTTTATTAGGATGTGTTCGATGTGCTGTTGTGGGATGTGTCATGACTGCAAAAATGAGTGTATGTGGCATTTATGCATCTGTGGGTACTGTCCTTCCTTGATCAGTAAGATTTAAAGTAGACAAGCAGCAGCTGcttttttcctcaccactgcaGTCGAGTCGTACACACATTCCGGTACATCATGGCCGTAGGGGTGAGGATTTATTTTTGGAAAGCCTCTCTTCGTCTATATTGTATCCAGTTGATGCTTCCCCTTTAAGCcctcagctgctgctgaagtcGTGGTTGTGATTACGTGGGCGAGTCCATGAGCGTCTGTGTTGGTGTGTCTGTCAAACAGCATTATGAAATAGATGTAACGCTACAGACTCTCCATATCCACTGGAAAGAACTGGTCTTGCAGCCTTAAACGCACAAAGCTCAAGAagcatatatataaaaaaaagcccaacaCAGTGGAAGTTGGTCAGGTgaccacatttatttttctaacgACTTTTGTAACGTGGGATTGTTGAGTTCAGACAGTCTCTTCTTGAAACCATTGTTTTCAGTCATCTTTTCCTGTCTTGCTCTTGGTCCCTTCTGCTGTAGAGCTCCAGCGGCACATTCATGAGTCGGGTCACTGCAGCGTTCACAGAACGTCGGTCGCTCCGTTCCATTACATCACTACTGACTTGCATTTTGCATTTATCATCATTTCAGCCACCTTTAGAAGGTGGGACTAGGTCCTGATGAC
Encoded proteins:
- the pptc7a gene encoding protein phosphatase PTC7 homolog; this encodes MLSVLSYGRLVARAVIGGLSQTDGRDYSLVTATCGFGKDFRRGILKKGMCYGDDAWFTARHRSADVLGVADGVGGWRDYGVDPSQFSGTLMKTCERLVKEGRFIPSNPVGILTSSYYELLQNKVPLLGSSTACIVVLDRQSHQLHTANLGDSGFLVVRGGEVVHRSDEQQHYFNTPFQLSIAPPGAEGAVLSDSPDAADSSSFDVQLGDIILTATDGLFDNMPDYMILQELKKLKNTNYESIQQTARSIAEQAHVLAYDPNYMSPFAQFACDNGLNVRGGKPDDITVLLSIVAEYTD